AACAAGGTTTTGGAAGTGCGAGCGCGGCTAGGTGGAGAGATGCGGCGGGGCCACGGTTCTCTGGACCCCAGGGGACTCGGGGTGGCGCCAGGGCTCCGGGGACGCGGTCCTGCCCGGATGAGGGACAAGATGGCCCTGCAGATGAGCTGAGTCGGAGGGAGTTAAGCCTCTCGAGGAGatggagcagggagggagggctTGCTGGAAGGGGGCCGAGGCTCTAGCACCCACAGGACCCTTCCGCGGCTACCGAGATCCAACACCCAGCACCACAAGCTGCGGGCGAGGAGCGCCCACGGGCTGCCAGGGGCCCACCGCGAGCCAGACTCGGAAGGCCAATTCTCAGACGCTGTGGCTTTAAGGGAGATACCGGCGCGCGGGCTCTTTAAGGACGGTGTTGGGGGCGTGTCAGGAAATGAGTCCTGGTCCCGCCTCCCCCGGGGGAGGGGCCTCAGGTATCTGGAGGCTTCGGGACCGAGTGGGAGCTTGGAGCCTGGGAAGACCGCGCGCCGTGGGCTTGGACCCGCCCAGTCCACTGCGGGTCCGGAGGACCCGGGCCCTGAGCGCCCCTGACCTCGCCTGCACCCTCTTTCCAAATCCCCCCCGCACACCCTCTTTTCAGCTCCTTGCATGCCTCCCCCTTCTCGCCTTGCAAACCTTTTCTCTCCCATAGCAGCCTATGCCTGTTTCTCTCCGCACCTCTTCCTCACGCTGTCCCCCGCCCTTTTGAAGCCCCTTCGCCCTGCGTTTCTCCTGCTCCCCCTTTCTTCTTccattcctcccctcccccacttcccgCTGGTTTCCTTCTTACTCGGTTCCAGCCCCTTCTCCCCTAACTTGTCATTTCCGTCCAGCCTTAGCCCATCGGGCACCTTTCCCCTGTCTTGTCTGATGAGTCCCCTGAGGGTGGGAGCAGGTGGTGGAGCTCACCCCAAAGCAGAACCTCTCCATCCGAGAGAAGAGTGGGAGGCCTCCAGGCCACCCGCCATGTGACAGTTGAGGACTTCAGCTTGCAGAAAGCAGATGTGAGCTCGCTGCCCTGTACTCCAGGAAATCAGTCTGGCTGTGAGCTGACCCAGCTCCTCTGCTACCATGAACAGGGCCTCTCTGAAGCGGTCAAAAATCCTGCACATGGCACTGATGGGGACTTCCGATCCCTCTGGAGAGGCAGAGGCCAGCCAGGAGAAGCCCTTTGTACTGCGGGCACTGCAGATCGCCCTGGTCGTCTCTCTCTACTGGGTCACGTCCATCTCCATGGTGTTCCTTAACAAGTACCTGCTGGATAGCCCCTCCCTGCGGCTGGACACCCCCATCTTCGTCACCTTCTACCAGTGCCTGGTGACCGTGCTGCTGTGCAAGGGCCTCAGTTCACTGGCCACCTGCTGCCCTGGAACCGTGGACTTCCCCGCCCTGCACCTGGACCTCAAGGTGGCCCGCAGCGTCCTGCCCCTGTCTGTGGTCTTCATTGGCATGATCACCTTCAATAACCTCTGCCTCAAGTATGTGGGTGTGGCCTTCTACAACGTGGGTCGCTCACTCACCACCGTCTTCAATGTGCTGCTCTCCTACCTGCTGCTCAAGCAAACCACCTCCTTCTATGCCTTGCTCACCTGCAGCGTCATCATCGGTGAGTGGCCAGCCAGGGACACAGGGAGTGGGCACAGTGGGGAGGGGATTGGGGGAGGATGGGAGCTGAAACCCTAAAGAACAACCCTGTCAAACATCTTTGGGCTTTATCTGCCCCGGCTCCCTTGTTTTGACCGTCATATGAAGAGTCTGGGGTCCAGAGAGGGCAAATAACTTTCTGGAGGTCATCCAGCGAGCTAGGGGCCTAATCAGGGTCCTTCAAACAAGATGGGATTACAATCTATACTTCACACAGGGAAAACCAatgcacagagaagttaagtgatttgtCAAAGATCACACagcacatagctagtaagtggtagaggTGAGATCTGATCAAGTAATCTGGCTCCTTACGCTTGACCACTGTACTCTATTGCTTCTCAAGAGTTCGAGTGTCCTGACTTCTCACCCAGTGCTCTTTCTAGAGGACATTGcatcttttaataaatatatgtgtaccaTCATCCTCTGACCTTGCAGGCTTACGATGCCTGAGACGGTGGCAAGAGATATGCTATGGGATAACTTAGCTGTCTTCCCAGACTTGAccctcagaaaataaaaattactactGGGGACATTGTGTTAATTATTTGCATACAGCATCTCCTATGTTGCCCAGAGGTTGCCTGAATGGTATTATCATCACCATGACCGACTACGTACACACAAGGAAACTGACACCAGACAGGTTAAGTCACTCACAGGGCCCCACAGCTAGGAAGTATCCAGCCTGGGATGGATACTCAAACTGGCTGCTCCCCCAAGCCTGTATTTCTAATCACTCcgctctgttcttgtcccctagAGCAGCGGCCCCTGGCCTTTTCGGccccagggaccagtttcgtggaagagtCTTTCCACGGACTTGGGagtggggggatggtttcagggtAATTCATGCCCATTACATTTATTGCACATtgtatttctaatctaatgctacCGTTGATCTGACAGGACGTACTGGTCCatggcctggaggttggggaccctgcCCTAGAGGTTAGAACTGTGCCATCTAGTTCAGTAGCCACTGACCATATGGGTCTATTTCCATTCAAAttcaatgacatttttaaaattcagtttctcagttgtgacCTGATTCtgtagccacatttcaagtgctcagtcaccacatgtggccagtggctGTTGTACTGGACGACACAGATGGTAGATCATTTCCATCATCACAAAGTGTTTTATTGCAGCCCATTAGGTAGGAGCACCTCCAGCTTCCCACCTCCTCAGAGTCCTCCTGAGGCTCAGTCTTCCAGGAACGGAATCTTTCTTTGAACCTGTTCAGGTTCTTCCTGGTTCTGCAGACTTCATCTTGGTTGACCTACATCGTCTTGGTTAGTATCTGAGTCCCCAAGCTGAGTTGCACCAGTGGCGGGGAGGGGCCCATCCCATGCCACCTGTCCtagaaaatgttttcctctttgagCCACTGTGGACCTAGGCCTGCCCAGTCTCAGTtcaaggtgagagagagagactggcAGAGGTTGGAGTGATGGCAGCTGCCAAGACCCCTGGCAGATCCATCTCAGCAGctcccatttcctcccccagggagtTGGTATGGACTCCCAGGCCTTACTTAGACAAATGCCCCAGGGATCTCCACTTCAGCCCGCTGAATTTATGGAGTAGGGGGtgtggggggagagggagggacttCCTGATTGGCTAATTTACATGCAGGCCCGTGAAGTCTGTAGGGAAACTAGGCCCAAGTCTGAAAAGTAATCAGAGTAGTGGATGGTGAGACAGCTTCTGGGAAAGGACATTCACTGGTTGGCTGCTGGGACAGGCGCCCAGGAGGTAGTGCTGTCTGCTGGCCCAGCGCCTGGGCCTCCTCTCCGCAGTGTtgccctaccccccaccccctccaccccaccccacccccgttcCTCCTTGTGGGGGAACGTGGGTCTCAGGTGACTCTccaggccccctcctcctcctgtcctggtcccctcctcctcccttccttggACAGTATCATTCAGTGCTCCTTCTTGGCTGAGATTCCCTCTGGGGTCTGGAATTTTAAAAGGGGCAGTCCCTCTTCTGGACTTAAAAGGTAACCGGCAGGAGGGCTGGGGGCCCTCTGGCTGTGCCCCCAGAACCAGGCTGGGGGTACCTCTTTGCAAAGGTGCTGACGAGAAAGAGAACACTTCCAGCAAGTGCTTATGGCCCAGTCTTGTCTCCTCTGATCCTCACGATCACCTCCAAAACAACCTACATGCATTCACTCAGCAGATATTACTCACTGGCCAAGCATGTGCCAAGAGCTCTGGGGATGCAGATTCTGAAAAGGTAGATGCAGCTCCCACGCTTCTGGAGGGCATGGGGTTGATGCCTGGCAGTCAAGAAGTTATGCCGTGACTCAGACATAAAAGGTGCTGAGGAAACCCTGGCAGGGTGGAGACCGGAGAGAGAAAAGCAGGGAGGGAGGGTTCTAAGCTGGCATTCCAAACGAAGTACTAAATGGATGTAAGGAAGAAGTGAGGAGAGAACGTTCTAGGCAGAAGAAAAAACATGCATTTCTGCGTGGCTGGGCCAGAGCAGGCTGTGCCCGTGAGGCTGCCCAAGTTAAGTGAGCCTGGACTGTTTCCTGAGGGCTGTGGAGATGCCCAGAGAGGCTTTAAGCCAGGACAGGACCCGAGCAGATCTGTCCTGTAGGAAGATCATGCTGGCTGCAAGGTAGAGAGTAGATTGATTGGAGTGGGAAGGTCAAGAACATGAACCCAGATGTCTACAGCGGAAGGACATGGGAGCTCAGAGAATTTACGTAGACTTTCCATGGGCCACCCAGCCTTTAAATGACAGAGCCCGATCGGAGTCCAGGTCTCTCTGACACCAAAATCATGTGGTGGGAGACACAACGCGTGTAAGATTTCGGCCCCTGCCTTCTGAGAAGGTGGGGTCTAAGCTAGAGAGGCTGTACTGTCCCCGTGGGCAGGTGCCTACCAGCCCAGGGCAGGCAAGGGTCTTGAAGGAAAGCACAGGCAGGAGGAAGCCAGGAAGAGGTCTGGGTGCTGGGGGTACCAGGAGAGACTTCAGCCCTGGAGAGGCTGGCTTTGACCTAAAGAATGAGTGCAATGTCCCAAGAAGGAGGAGAGCGTTTCTGGTTCAGAAAATGATCAAGGGTGCTGAACCCTGGTGTGAGAAGCAGGGAGATGAGAGTGGCGACTCGGGGTGATTGTGGCACGGAGATGGGGTTCGAGGGCCTGGGGAGCCCAGCATGCCAAGCTGAGGGTGGGCAGTGGGGCGCCGGGGAGGCTCCATGGGTAGGAAGTGTCACAAAATGATAGTCTCAGAGTAAGCAGCCCCAAAGGCCTCGGGCCATAAGTGCTTCTCACCAGGGTAGACTCCCATCTCACAGACCGGGAGGCTGAGTGAGGCTCCGAGACCTCAAGTCACTCGCCCAGGGTCACCTCCACCACGAAGTGCTGTAGCCACGCTCAACCCTCAGAACCCATTTCACACGTTGCTTTTGAGGGGGCCCCAGGCCAGCCCAGTCGTCCAGTTACAGGGTTCTCACAGCACCCTGTCCTGTTTTATGGACCTCATTACAATTGCAATTAAACAAGTAATTGGGACAGGAATCATTTTAATGGCTCTCTCCTCTGCTGGAATGCAAAGCCCCATGAGGAAGGGTTCCTACCCTGGCCTAACTCCCCcagcccttgtgtggtgctttgCACGAGTGGAGACTTTGCACACCTTTCTTGCAGGAAGGGCCAGGGGGACGGAATGATGAGATCAGCGTGACACAGTCTGTAAACTCGGGCGGCAAAATTCTctgtccttcctcctcctcatgcTCGTTCCCCTCTCCCCGCTGCAGGTGGCTTCTGGCTTGGAGTGGACCAGGAAGGAGCAGAGGGCACCCTGTCTTGGACGGGGACCCTCTTCGGCGTGCTCGCCAGCCTCTGCGTCTCGCTCAACGCCATCTATACCAAGAAGGTGCTCCCGGCGGTGGACGGCAGCATCTGGCGTCTGACCTTCTACAACAACGCCAACGCTTGCGTCCTCTTCCTGCCCCTGCTCCTGGCGCTGGGGGAGCTCCGGGCCCTCCTCGCCTTCCCCCAGCTGGGCAGCGCCCACTTCTGGGCTATGATGACGCTGGGCGGCCTGTTCGGCTTCGCCATCGGCTATGTGACGGGACTGCAGATCAAGTTCACCAGTCCCCTGACCCACAACGTGTCTGGCACAGCCAAAGCCTGTGCCCAGACGGTGCTGGCCGTCCTCTACTACGAGGAGGCCAAGAGCTTTCTCTGGTGGACGAGCAACATGATGGTGCTGGGGGGCTCCTCTGCTTATACCTGGGTCAGGGGCCGGGAGATGAAGAAGACGCAGGAGGAGCCCCACCCCAGGGAGAACGAGAAGAGCAACATGGAGGTGTGAGCTTCTCCAGAGACCCAGGCACGGCCCAGCCCCTAGGAGCACGCCCCTGAATGCAATGAAGGTGTCTCTCTGGACCCGGAGACTATGGCCTTACAGACGTGACGGGAACCTGGTGGTTGAAATGGAGCCAGTGTTTCCCAGTGTCGTCAGAAAGTTGCCAGACCCGTCTCAACCCCTTTCCTAGTTGCAGGGTTTTGTCCTCCCATAGGGAGGAGGGACACCTCCGTGAGAAGAGCCAGTTAGGTTCTCTGGAGGAGCAGCAGCTTGCAGGGACTAGGACAGGGGCACGTGCCAGAGACTGTGCCCCCTTCCAGGACCTTCTACCTCCACACGACCTTTGAGGTTGGGAACAGGCCACAGCTTGAAGGGACAGCATTGGCAAAGCCAGCGAGTCTTCACTTACACTCAGGGGAGATGGGGCTGGGACCCCCACCAGAGGCTTAGGGTTTGAGAAACCTCACCTCTCTGTGTCCCAGGCAGGTAGCATAGCTTTgacccacccccccacaccccccccccaccccaaaccagCCTTCTTTTGGAGGAGAGCGTGGGCTGGGCTGagggaggaaataggcaaacGTTCCCTCTTCTCTGTGATGAGATGAGCAGGTCCCATGAAAGCGGGTGAGAGGTCTGCGGTACCCAAGCTTGGTCCTGGCACCCACAAGGGCTGCTGGGAAGTGGCCTGGCAATGGGCTGCATCATGGGAGAGCTCCCTGTCCCTGCCGTCTGCCCCCCATGTTTCCCCTGTTTGAACGTGGTACGTCCTTCACAGGTTCAGCAGGCTCAGTGACACTCTCCCGCAGTCCCCAACACCAGTTTTCCCCGCCTCACTCCCCTGCCCCTAAGGGGCAGCTGCCACCTGGCACAGCTACCTGGCTCAGGGAACAGCCTCCCAGAAGTGGAGCCAGGGAGCCACTTTGGCTTCTGCGAACTCTGCCTCCCCAGGAGGTGCTGCGGGAGCAAGGGTCAGCTCAGAGCTTTCTACCTCAGCTGTGCCAACCCCCTCAAGATACAGTTCCTGTAGGGCTGGGCTGGTAACCTGATCTAGGTGAAAGCATTCAGCTAACAGTTGCGAACATCCCTGAGTTTAAGGCTGAAAGAATCTTCGCTTCCGCTCATCCCCACCTTCCGGGCCTCAGGGTGGCTTTCCTGGCTCCTGTCCCTTCTGTTGGTGTTTCGTCCCACCCAGCTTTGGGGGTAACTCTGATGTTTTCAGTCCCTGTAGCAGAAGGCTGGGGAGAGGGGGTCTTCTCACCACCCCTCTCTTCCAGTCCCTCCACCCTCCCAGGTGGTTTCTAATGAAGTTGGTGGGACTTGATGCCCTGAATTGTGTGCGGTTTAATTAAAAATTGGACTAAAACATCTTGTGTGTGTGGAGTGAGAAGGGATAGGCGGGGTCTGGATGGGCCCTATGAACAAAGACCCAGCCCTGCCATCAGCAAGCCTGGGTTCTAGCACAACAGTCCTTCTCAGAACCTCTTCTCCCTCCAGGCCAGGGGTTGATCCCAGACCTCAAGTTTCCTATTGGTAATTGTCGCCACTTTCTGGGTTCTTGCCGGAGGCAAGACGCTGCTGAGTGCTTGCTCCATCGTTCTTTTCCACAACCCTCCCCAACACGCCTTGAGGTGGGCGCCATCACCCattcccccattttacagatggggacacGGAGGCTCAGGAAGGAGCATAGGAAGAAAGAGGCAGCAGTGGGAGTCAGACAGAAGTCTCTGCCTTCAGAGCACCGCTGCTTCACCACAGGGCCCTTAAGTATACCCAGCATTTTTTGAGTAcctactgcatgccaggcactggtGGTGGGACATACTGGCATGAGAACCCAAATCTGCTTCCAGGGACAAGAATATAAACACACATCAAGGCTCCCGTAACAGATGCAGTATTGCTCTGAGATCTCAGAAGATGGAGAGACCACATCTTCACAAGGGCCAGGGTGTTTGAATATTACTAGGGAAGCAGGGGCTCCAGGAGCAGGGGTAGAATGACCAGGAAACAAGATTAACCTGAGGAAAGAGTACACAAGGAGTGGTGAGAGGTTTTGTTTGGCGAGGAGGGTGTATAGAAAAGGAGAGTGGGTCATGGTGTGATCAGCCTTCGATGCAGTGGTCCATCTGGTCTTGATTCTAATCAGTTTTAAAGCCATCACCAGGTCCCTTAAACAGAGAAGGGATATAATCATTTCTGCACCCTCTGTATAGTCAGAAGATTGAGACAACATTCTTCATGTTATTAGCCCTTTCTTAAATAAGATTCTAGAAAAATCtaaatagtttgaaaaaaattcagGCAGCCTCAATTCacaggacacaactgaacagccTGCTGTCCAAGACCTCCACACAAAAAAGCACAAAGATGGACGGTGTCTGAGGATGGATTTGCATCCACATGCAGCAGAACACCCCAGTTCTGATGCACATGAAGCCCAGAGAAAACCAGAGCCAGCCTTCCAGCATCCCAGATTCCCACAGTCAGCACCACCACCCCCAGCTCCTCTCTATGGTATTTAAAGGAGCCAGGGCCGTCCCCAGGAATGTTTCGCCTACAAGAAGCAAAGGAAGTGTGTCTTCACTGGCAAGTCCACAGTTCCCCTTCTCTTTGGTTCCCCtccacacttttcttttttttttaaacaaagtatcTTGTTTGTAACATAAAAATAAGATCACTTTTCCCCTTTGATTCCAGTGGTTACGGGTTGCTAAGGGGATAATGTACATATCAAGAAGGAGTTTATCTCCAAAATTTCCTCTAAGAAAAGGCCAGGAAGGCTTAAAGAGAACCATATACATGTCATATATACACATCTGACATCAACAAAGATACCCTGAAATAGTGGGAATacaacttgggaaaaaaaaaaaaactcaaaaaatattttaatatgccCCCCAAAAACAAGCATAAAATAGTCTGGTACAAAAAGGCACAGATGTGGAAGTCAAGCtgcccagaggaaaaaaaaagaaaaatggtggaTGAAATGGAAAATTTAGGAACAGGAAGCTGATTCAACACTGACACACACATTTCCAGAATGTATCACTCTTTACTTCTGTTTTTGCAGAGCACTTGATCAGAAGtctgcagacctgggttccactTCTTAGAAGCTAGGGGGCCTCGGACAAGTCTCCTAACCTTTTCCAGGCCTCACTTTTCTTGAGATATGGGGATAATCCTTGTCCATCCTGCCACGAAAAATGGTTGTGAAttgatgctcagcatcattcTGAAAATACAGTGAGTTATTGTtcttatccggagaaggcaatggcaacccactccagtactcatgcctggaaaatcccatgggcggaggagcctggtgggctgcagtccatggggtcgataggagtcagacacgactgagcgacttcactttcacttttcactttcatgcattggagaagggaatggcaacccactccagtgttcttgcccagagaatcccaggggttggggagcctgatgggctgtcgcctatggagtcgcacagagtcggacaccactgaagcgacttagcagcagcaacagcagtgagaGGAATGAATTAGATAAATCACTTACCCTCTCAGATCCTTTTGccatatgaaagaaaagaaaattgttcTAATGAAgagattggaaaagaccctgatgctgggaaagactgaaggcgggaggagaaggggacgacagaggatgagatggtcggatggcaccGCCAAcgtgatgaacatgagtttgagcaagctccaggagttggtgatggacagggaaacctggcatgctgcagtccatggggtcgcaaagagtcggacacgactgagtgactgaaagaaGAGAGAACATGACGATTTAAGGAGTTGACGTACGTGAAATTTGGTTactagataagaaaactgaggccctcATTAGGGTCACATGATAAGCCTGAGACATCAACGACAAACTAGAGTGTGGTATTCAGTCCTCCTGGGCCCTCATCTGATGATCACATAGCTGCCTCACTGGACACAGGCCCTGCCCCCACTGAAAACCTCGGCTCCTGTGAGAGGGCTAAATTTAGGACCTGGAACTGGCTAAAACGGGGACACCGGAGCCAGCTGCACAGAAGCAGCTGGCCCAGGTGTGCTGGGAGCTTAGATGAAGgaaggctgggggaggagggagggagggagggggtggtgaCTAGTGTGAGGGTGACTGCAGGGGATCGATGAGCCCTGGTGGGGAATGTACAGCCGTAGAGCTGGGAGCAAGTTTGAATCAGCCCCAGATCTTACAGACAAGCCTGAGGCTTAGAATGTGTGATTGACTTGCCCAAAGCTGCAGTGCGATGGGGCAGGACCCAGACCCCTTCTCTCAGGCCCTTTCTGCTAAGCATCATCgatcaccattttttaaaaataatgacagtCACCGTGACTATTATTATTGCTAGTATTTGGTAGATGCTCACCACATGCCGGGTGCTCCTCTAAGCATATTACCCGTTAACATCTGACACCCATTGACCCAGATTAACATCTGCAATAggtactgttttgtttttctttttttaagatgtggaactttcttttttgatgtggacaatttttaaaatctttattgaatttgctacagtattgcttctgttgtatgttttgttttttggtcaggaggcatataggatcttagctccccaaccaggggtcagaCCCACACCTTCTGTGTTGAAAGGCAAGTCTTAACcaggacaccagggaagcccctgtagcaGGTACTATTAACAGCCccctttcacagatgagggaaccaaggcccagagaagttagTATCCTGCCCCAAATCACAGAGCTGGGTGACCTTTCTGTACAATGAGACTGAAAACACAGAGGGACATGGGCCAGACCATATATGACAATAGAACTCTGACCCACAACTTTGGCAGCAGTCGGCCCTGGAAGCTAAACCGGTACCTCCAGTGACATGAGCCCAGAAGAGTCAAGATTTGGGCAATGACAGCCTATTTCCCTATTTTTGATACCACTCCCTACTTCCAGCTAAGGACCAAGCAATCACACAGGATCCCCTCCCACTTCTAATGAGCACACCTCCACCTTTCCGATCAGTTTAAAGCCTCCtgaagcattcccttttctctagaAAGCCTTCccactcctctgcctgcctttgaaTCTTTGCCACACTGCAAGTGATGGTGGCTGACTCCCCTGCTATAGCAAGTTCAGAATAGATAGCCTGCTTGTTCTCATGTAGGTGGTCTTTGCCTGCTTTTGTAACTCCCATTCACCATCAGCTTTCTGTCCAGGTACAGACTGGCTTGGGAAGGAGGAAATAGTCTCAGAGGAGCCCCAGGCAAGTGGAAGGATTTGGAAGGAGCCTGTGGGGTGAGGAGGGGGGCTGGGTAGGGGCAGCTGCATTTCTACTAGGTCTGCAGTCTGACTCCCAGGCTGCTCTGTAGCCCCAAAAGGGTTATATGATTTTCCATCCATCTAGCGAgcctctctctgcttcctccccaGGTCACCATCCACAGGGTCCCTGCCTTACCTCACTTTTCATTCCCCTAAGCCTTATTGAGCGCACTATATGCACAGCCTGAACTAGTCTCTTTACATCTTCATTCCAGGTACCCCGTGAGGCAAGATCATCTTTCCACTGCTTTTGAGATACACTGGTCTTTAGTTCTGTGTCCACAGTCATCTAATCCCCGACCCTCCATAACttagtttccttgtctataaaacagGGGGAAGGAGGCTAGATTAGATCCGTTCCTCTAGGAAATTTGGGGAGCCCCTTAAAGCAGAAGGGAGAACCAAGTGGACCCCCAGCCTCcactccagggcagcctcagttTCACCCATTTACATACTGAGGATGCAATTTAGATTTAGTTatgctcaaacagtaaagaatctgcccgcagtgtgggagacctgggttccatccctgggtcgggaagatcccctggagcagggcatggcaacccactctagcatttttgcctggagaattccatggacagaggagcccggcaggctacagtccacggagtcacagagtcagacatgactgagcaacgaacactatGGTCCACTATGCTAACAAGGGGGTGGGGGCCTTCTGCATATTACCCTACTAATGGGGCCCTGAGACTTCGGCAGAGAACACGAGAACACTTTGTGGCACATACAGTATTTTTTGGACCCAGTACCAATCCCTGCTTCTTTGTCTTTGCTGCCATTGCCATAATTTTGATCCTTTTTCTTCTGAGACTTGCAGAGGGTAAAGAAGGCACTAAATCTTGATGAGTGAAAATGAATCATGGTAATCCCAGTCTCCTTGTCTGTTATTAGTTAAAATGGAATTGACTGAGAAGACATGAAAAGTCTACTAGTGGCTAGTCCACTACTGGGGAACTTTCCTAACTCTTCAAAAGAGACACAAAACAGGAATGTTCCTGCTCTGGCCTCTTGAGGGATCCTCAGCAAGATGGCTGGAGCTCTGGCAGCCGTTTGGAATCATGAGAAGAGTCATTTTCAGGAAGTCTAGCCTACACACCATCAGAGTGGAGAGATGGAGAGAACCTGGGTCCTTGGTGACATCACTGAGTGCTGGAATTAAGAAACTCAGGCACAATTTAAGCCTCTTTCAGTAGGCTTTCCCTTTG
This portion of the Bos taurus isolate L1 Dominette 01449 registration number 42190680 breed Hereford chromosome 15, ARS-UCD2.0, whole genome shotgun sequence genome encodes:
- the SLC35C1 gene encoding GDP-fucose transporter 1, with protein sequence MNRASLKRSKILHMALMGTSDPSGEAEASQEKPFVLRALQIALVVSLYWVTSISMVFLNKYLLDSPSLRLDTPIFVTFYQCLVTVLLCKGLSSLATCCPGTVDFPALHLDLKVARSVLPLSVVFIGMITFNNLCLKYVGVAFYNVGRSLTTVFNVLLSYLLLKQTTSFYALLTCSVIIGGFWLGVDQEGAEGTLSWTGTLFGVLASLCVSLNAIYTKKVLPAVDGSIWRLTFYNNANACVLFLPLLLALGELRALLAFPQLGSAHFWAMMTLGGLFGFAIGYVTGLQIKFTSPLTHNVSGTAKACAQTVLAVLYYEEAKSFLWWTSNMMVLGGSSAYTWVRGREMKKTQEEPHPRENEKSNMEV